A genome region from Panicum virgatum strain AP13 chromosome 4K, P.virgatum_v5, whole genome shotgun sequence includes the following:
- the LOC120704018 gene encoding E3 ubiquitin-protein ligase KEG-like: MAGQGSDSQPTDAFEYMLLEKDPDLYRMVFSGPSHISPWIDPSVLNLKHRIGRGLFGDVWIATHHQRTEDYDRYHEVAVKMLHPIKEDQLQLFSARFDEIFSKCQGLGNVCFLHGISTQNGRICIAMKFYEGSVGDKMARLKGGRLSLSEVLRYGADLARGVLELHTRGILILNLKPCNFLIDEHDRGVHGDFGIPSLLFGLSLPRPDLIQRLGTPNYMAPEQWQPNIRGPISYETDSWGFACSILEMLSGIQPWRGKSPDEIYQLVVLKKEKPMFPYSLPPGVESVLSGCFEYDFRNRPSMEDILHAFESAKDADHDNTAWDNSENVTVDRPTMANHTNWLLFKDKLQVGDKVRSRKLKSSCSPETMEIPDGTIVGMEDDGECDGFILVRVHGLHDPLKVRCSAVERVTYGFAAGDWVRLREEDKKRSQVGILHSIDRDGTVTVGLIGMDTLWKGNYSDLQMAEAYCVGQFVRLKANISSPRFEWQRKRGGGLATGRITHIHPNGCLVVKFPGKFSLGEACSCLADPSEVEVVSFDKCEGIVKKYEHLEDFHWAVRPLFIAIGFFTALKLGVFVGNSIVRPRSRKVASISDQGDDYQHQQQVVQNNANAAWLPPPVANMLFGEGVASSG; this comes from the exons ATGGCAGGTCAAGGCTCCGACTCCCAACCCACTGATGCATTTGAGTACATGCTGCTTGAGAAGGACCCTGATCTCTACCGGATGGTCTTCTCTGGTCCAAGCCATATAAGCCCGTGGATCGACCCAAGCGTGTTGAACCTGAAGCACCGGATTGGAAGAGGCCTGTTTGGGGATGTCTGGATAGCAACTCACCATCAGAGGACAGAGGATTACGACCGGTACCATGAGGTCGCGGTGAAGATGCTGCATCCAATTAAAGAGGACCAGCTGCAGCTCTTCTCAGCGAGGTTTGATGAAATCTTCAGCAAATGCCAGGGTCTCGGCAATGTTTGCTTCCTGCATGGCATCTCCACGCAGAATGGAAGG ATTTGTATAGCGATGAAATTTTATGAAGGATCCGTTGGAGACAAGATGGCGCGGCTCAAAGGTGGAAGGCTCTCTTTGTCAGAAGTTTTAAG ATATGGGGCTGATTTGGCACGTGGAGTATTAGAGTTACACACCAGGGGAATATTGATCCTAAATCTTAAACCTTGCAATTTTCTCATAGATGAACATGACCGTGGTGTGCATGGGGATTTTGGAATCCCATCCCTGCTGTTCGGACTTTCGTTGCCTCGTCCTGACCTTATCCAAAGGCTTGGGACTCCAAATTACATGGCTCCAGAACAATGGCAACCAAACATCAGAGGTCCGATTAGTTATGAGACTGATTCATGGGGTTTTGCCTGCAGCATCCTTGAGATGTTGAGTGGCATTCAGCCGTGGCGTGGAAAATCACCAGATGAGATTTATCAGTTGGTTGTCCTGAAGAAAGAAAAACCAATGTTCCCATACAGTCTGCCTCCAGGCGTTGAATCTGTGCTTTCTGGATGCTTTGAGTATGACTTTAGAAACCGTCCCTCGATGGAAGATATTTTGCATGCGTTTGAGAG TGCTAAAGATGCAGATCATGACAACACTGCCTGGGACAATTCTGAAAATGTAACAGTGGACAGGCCAACCATGGCAAATCACACTAATTGGTTGCTCTTCAAGGACAAGCTGCAAGTGGGAGACAAGGTCCGCTCAAGAAAGCTTAAAAGCTCATGTAGTCCTGAAACTATGGAAATCCCTGATGGAACCATAGTTGGCATGGAGGATGATGGGGAATGTGATGGTTTCATTCTTGTACGAGTCCATGGGTTACACGACCCTTTGAAGGTTCGCTGCTCAGCTGTGGAGAGGGTAACATATGGTTTTGCTGCCGGAGACTGGGTACGCCTGAGGGAGGAGGACAAGAAGCGTTCTCAGGTTGGTATTCTTCATAGCATTGACCGTGATGGTACAGTGACTGTTGGTCTGATAGGAATGGACACCCTTTGGAAAGGTAATTATTCAGATCTCCAAATGGCTGAAGCCTACTGTGTAGGTCAGTTTGTGAGGCTGAAAGCCAACATTTCAAGCCCAAGGTTCGAATGGCAGCGAAAAAGGGGTGGAGGATTAGCTACCGGTCGAATTACACATATACATCCGAATGGGTGTCTTGTTGTGAAATTCCCAGGCAAATTTAGCCTTGGTGAAGCATGCAGTTGCTTGGCAGATCCCTCTGAGGTTGAGGTGGTGAGCTTTGACAAATGTGAGGGAATTGTGAAGAAGTATGAGCATCTGGAAGACTTTCATTGGGCAGTGAGGCCCCTGTTCATTGCTATTGGTTTCTTCACCGCTCTTAAgctgggtgtgtttgttgggaaTAGCATTGTGAGGCCAAGGAGTCGGAAGGTTGCGAGCATATCTGATCAGGGTGACGATTACCAGCACCAACAGCAGGTAGTGCAAAACAATGCCAATGCAGCATGGCTTCCACCACCAGTTGCAAACATGCTTTTCGGAGAAGGTGTTGCGTCTTCTGGATAA
- the LOC120704019 gene encoding elongator complex protein 4-like isoform X2, translating to MAAAGGQTLGRSSFSRATSNPAASSSGATGVKLSPNGVAFVSSGIPDLDRILGGGFLLGSVVMIMEDNDAPHHLLLLRCFMAQGVVHKQPLLFAGPMKEPRLFLGTLPALVSSSKEDGRHIAMGAGASSDGRANDEGLRIAWQYKKYFGDEKTSRAEHKDNKQEFSNDFDLRKPLERHLLNGQNIECVSTQEADTLSNLQDRCSAFLSKLPRKDGGSLTAGRIAIQSLCAPHCGYFEKDWDMVSFIRSVKAMVRSSNSVAVITFPSTVLSNSFCKRWQHLADTLLSIKAIPDEDKDLAKLLTGYQDMVGFLHVHKVAQTNSQVPVILEASTLSLKLRKRRSLVLERLNQAPVDGSSGPSAAASGSCSSSQGRQLDF from the exons atggccgccgccggtggccaaACCCTCGGCCGGAGCAGCTTCTCCCGCGCCACATCCAACCCGGCTGCCTCCTCTTCCGGCGCCACCGGCGTCAAGCTTAGCCCGAACGGCGTCGCCTTCGTCTCCTCCGGCATCCCCGACCTGGACA GGATTTTGGGTGGTGGATTCCTTCTAGGCTCAGTTGTAATGATCATGGAGGACAATGATGCACCACATCACCTTCTGCTTCTTCGCTGCTTCATGGCACAGGGTGTTGTGCACAAGCAGCCCCTGCTCTTTGCAGGGCCTATGAAGGAGCCACGGTTGTTCCTTGGTACTTTACCTGCTCTGGTTTCATCTTCAAAGGAGGATGGGCGACACATAGCGATGGGGGCCGGGGCAAGTAGTGATGGACGAGCAAAT GATGAGGGATTGAGGATAGCTTGGCAGTACAAGAAATACTTTGGAGATGAGAAGACTTCTCGTGCTGAGCATAAAG ACAATAAGCAGGAATTTAGCAATGATTTTGATTTGAGGAAGCCCCTGGAAAGGCATTTACTTAATGGGCAGAATATTGAATGCGTAAGCACTCAAGAAGCAGACACTCTAAGCAACCTCCAGGATCGTTGTTCTGCTTTCTTATCCAAGCTCCCAAG AAAAGATGGTGGAAGTTTAACTGCTGGGAGAATTGCTATACAATCACTCTGTGCACCGCATTGTGGATACTTTGAGAAG GACTGGGACATGGTCTCATTTATCAGATCAGTGAAGGCCATGGTGCGGTCATCTAACTCAGTCGCTGTTATAACATTTCCGAGCACGGTTCTATCAAATTCATTCTGTAAGAGATGGCAGCACCTGGCAGATACACTGCTGTCGATCAAAGCAATTCCAG ATGAGGACAAAGACTTGGCAAAACTCCTCACAGGATACCAAGATATGGTTGGTTTTTTGCACGTCCACAAGGTGGCGCAAACTAATAGCCAG GTCCCTGTGATCTTAGAGGCGTCCACACTTTCTCTGAAGCTGCGAAAGAGGAGGTCGCTGGTGCTAGAACGGTTGAATCAGGCTCCAGTGGACGGGTCAAGTGGGCCTTCTGCTGCTGCATCTGGCAGTTGCTCGTCGTCACAAGGCCGACAGCTTGATTTCTAG
- the LOC120704021 gene encoding zealexin A1 synthase-like encodes MEDHHYLYLGLALVSLLLAVIAKHRRGQAHGRHGLRLPPGPWQLPIIGGMHHLAGQLPHRAMRDLARRHGPVMLLRIGEVPTVVVSSREAAREVMKTHDAAFASRPLSATVRVLTNGGRDIIFAPYGEHWRQLRKVAITELLSARRVLSFRAIREEEVGAMLRACAAAAAAAAPVEMRARLSALVSDVTVRAVMGDRCRDRDVFIRELDRSIELGAGFNPADLWPSSRLVGWLSGAVRHAEECRDTVYGILDGIIKEHLEALESGAGEAEDLLDVLLKIQKDGSLQIPLDMDVLKAVIFDIFGAGSETSATTLEWAMAELVRNPKAMRRATAEVRGAFSARGAVSEHALGELPYLHLVIRETFRLHTPLPLLLPRQCQEPRRVLGYDVPRGATVLVNVWALGRDERYWPGDPEAFRPERFEAGADAGGVEFKGADFELLPFGAGRRMCPGMAFGLANVELPLASLLFHFDWEAPGVADPAELDMAEAFGMTAKRKANLLLRPVLRVPVPVPVPGV; translated from the exons ATGGAAGACCATCACTACCTCTACCTCGGCTTGGCCCTGGTGTCTCTGCTGCTCGCCGTGATCGCTAAGCACCGGCGCGGCCAGGCGCACGGCCGCCATGGCCTGCGGCTGCCGCCGGGGCCGTGGCAGCTGCCGATCATCGGCGGCATGCACCACCTCGCGGGCCAGCTCCCGCACCGCGCGATGCGGGACCTGGCGCGGCGCCACGGGCCGGTGATGCTGCTCCGGATCGGGGAGGTGCCCACGGTGGTGGTCTCGTCCCGGGAGGCGGCGCGCGAGGTGATGAAGACGCACGACGCCGCGTTCGCGTCGCGGCCGCTGAGCGCCACCGTGCGCGTGCTCACCAACGGCGGCCGGGACATCATCTTCGCGCCGTACGGGGAGCACTGGCGCCAGCTCCGGAAGGTCGCCATCACGGAGCTCCTCAGCGCGCGGCGGGTGCTGTCGTTCCGCGCCATCCGCGAGGAGGAGGTCGGCGCGATGCTgcgcgcgtgcgccgccgccgccgccgccgcggcgcccgtcGAGATGCGCGCGCGGCTGTCGGCGCTCGTGTCCGACGTCACGGTGCGCGCCGTGATGGGCGACCGGTGCAGGGACCGCGACGTGTTCATCCGGGAGCTCGACCGCTCCATCGAGCTCGGGGCGGGGTTCAACCCGGCGGACCTGTGGCCGTCCTCCCGCCTCGTCGGCTGGCTCAGCGGCGCCGTGCGGCACGCCGAGGAGTGCCGCGACACGGTGTACGGGATCCTCGACGGCATCATCAAGGAGCACCTGGAGGCGCTTGaaagcggcgccggcgaggccgaggaCCTCCTCGACGTGCTGCTCAAGATACAGAAGGATGGCAGCCTCCAGATCCCGCTCGACATGGACGTGCTTAAAGCTGTCATCTTT GACATCTTCGGCGCCGGCAGCGAGACGTCGGCGACAACGCTGGAgtgggccatggcggagctcgtCCGGAACCCCAAGGCGAtgcggcgggcgacggcggaggtGCGCGGGGCCTtcagcgcgcgcggcgcggtgtCGGAGCACGCGCTCGGCGAGCTCCCGTACCTGCACCTCGTCATCCGGGAGACGTTCCGGCTGCacacgccgctgccgctgctgctgccgcggcaGTGCCAGGAGCCCCGCCGCGTGCTCGGCTACGACGTGCCCCGGGGCGCCACCGTGCTGGTCAACGTCTGGGCGCTGGGCCGCGACGAGCGGTACTGGCCCGGCGACCCGGAGGCGTTCAGGCCGGAGCGCTTCGaggccggcgccgacgccggcggggTGGAGTTCAAGGGCGCCGACTTCGAGCTCCTGCCCTTCGGCGCCGGGCGGAGGATGTGCCCCGGGATGGCGTTTGGGCTCGCCAACGTCGAGCTCCCGCTCGCCAGCCTGCTGTTCCACTTCGACTGGGAGGCGCCCGGCGTGGCTGACCCCGCGGAGTTGGACATGGCCGAGGCGTTCGGCATGACCGCGAAGCGGAAGGccaacctcctgctccgccccgTCCTCCgcgtgcccgtgcccgtgcccgtgcccggtgtctag
- the LOC120704019 gene encoding elongator complex protein 4-like isoform X1, producing MAAAGGQTLGRSSFSRATSNPAASSSGATGVKLSPNGVAFVSSGIPDLDRILGGGFLLGSVVMIMEDNDAPHHLLLLRCFMAQGVVHKQPLLFAGPMKEPRLFLGTLPALVSSSKEDGRHIAMGAGASSDGRANDEGLRIAWQYKKYFGDEKTSRAEHKDNKQEFSNDFDLRKPLERHLLNGQNIECVSTQEADTLSNLQDRCSAFLSKLPSLVLLPCPVPSIDSGPLSFFAFRKDGGSLTAGRIAIQSLCAPHCGYFEKDWDMVSFIRSVKAMVRSSNSVAVITFPSTVLSNSFCKRWQHLADTLLSIKAIPDEDKDLAKLLTGYQDMVGFLHVHKVAQTNSQVPVILEASTLSLKLRKRRSLVLERLNQAPVDGSSGPSAAASGSCSSSQGRQLDF from the exons atggccgccgccggtggccaaACCCTCGGCCGGAGCAGCTTCTCCCGCGCCACATCCAACCCGGCTGCCTCCTCTTCCGGCGCCACCGGCGTCAAGCTTAGCCCGAACGGCGTCGCCTTCGTCTCCTCCGGCATCCCCGACCTGGACA GGATTTTGGGTGGTGGATTCCTTCTAGGCTCAGTTGTAATGATCATGGAGGACAATGATGCACCACATCACCTTCTGCTTCTTCGCTGCTTCATGGCACAGGGTGTTGTGCACAAGCAGCCCCTGCTCTTTGCAGGGCCTATGAAGGAGCCACGGTTGTTCCTTGGTACTTTACCTGCTCTGGTTTCATCTTCAAAGGAGGATGGGCGACACATAGCGATGGGGGCCGGGGCAAGTAGTGATGGACGAGCAAAT GATGAGGGATTGAGGATAGCTTGGCAGTACAAGAAATACTTTGGAGATGAGAAGACTTCTCGTGCTGAGCATAAAG ACAATAAGCAGGAATTTAGCAATGATTTTGATTTGAGGAAGCCCCTGGAAAGGCATTTACTTAATGGGCAGAATATTGAATGCGTAAGCACTCAAGAAGCAGACACTCTAAGCAACCTCCAGGATCGTTGTTCTGCTTTCTTATCCAAGCTCCCAAG TTTGGTTCTACTACCATGCCCTGTGCCTAGTATTGATTCCGGACCTCTTTCGTTTTTCGCATTCAGAAAAGATGGTGGAAGTTTAACTGCTGGGAGAATTGCTATACAATCACTCTGTGCACCGCATTGTGGATACTTTGAGAAG GACTGGGACATGGTCTCATTTATCAGATCAGTGAAGGCCATGGTGCGGTCATCTAACTCAGTCGCTGTTATAACATTTCCGAGCACGGTTCTATCAAATTCATTCTGTAAGAGATGGCAGCACCTGGCAGATACACTGCTGTCGATCAAAGCAATTCCAG ATGAGGACAAAGACTTGGCAAAACTCCTCACAGGATACCAAGATATGGTTGGTTTTTTGCACGTCCACAAGGTGGCGCAAACTAATAGCCAG GTCCCTGTGATCTTAGAGGCGTCCACACTTTCTCTGAAGCTGCGAAAGAGGAGGTCGCTGGTGCTAGAACGGTTGAATCAGGCTCCAGTGGACGGGTCAAGTGGGCCTTCTGCTGCTGCATCTGGCAGTTGCTCGTCGTCACAAGGCCGACAGCTTGATTTCTAG